From Pseudofrankia saprophytica, a single genomic window includes:
- a CDS encoding MFS transporter, with translation MSAEPGSRRPGSAASSGPDAAAGERPAAGAHPRPRTRGRGNTTVIFVTLALGASAYTVLQSLVLPALPVIQHDLHTSQATVSWLLTAFLLSASIATPILGRIGDLFGKQRMLLVVFAALSIGSLISGLTDSIGLLILARVIQGLAGGIFPLAFGIIRDEFPPAKVPAAIGLMSGMLGIGSGLGVVLAGPIVEGLGWHWLFWFPLMVSGLSLIATIFFIPESPVRATGSVNLPAAGALAAWLVALLLGLSKGSTWGWASSGTIGLFAAAVALFGVWVLVESRSAVPLIDLQVMRIPAVWWTNAAALLLGIGMYATFIVVPPLMQTPKSVGYGLGASVTLSGLYMLPGTVAMLVLGVLIGRITDRFGSKVPLVVGSVVAAAACALLVVDHGSPWNFIVMSGVQGIGIGLAFSSMANLIIQSVPIETTGAATGMNANIRTIGGSIGSGIVASVLASGGLPGGYPKESSYVTSLVLLGVATLVAALAGALVPTMRARSGRTGGTTSSPVPAGAAGEAVAASAAS, from the coding sequence ATGTCCGCCGAACCCGGCAGTCGCCGCCCTGGCAGCGCCGCGTCTTCAGGCCCCGACGCCGCCGCAGGCGAGCGCCCAGCCGCCGGCGCGCACCCGCGTCCGCGCACCCGCGGGCGCGGCAACACAACGGTGATCTTCGTCACGCTCGCGCTCGGCGCGTCCGCGTACACGGTGCTGCAGTCGCTGGTCCTCCCAGCGCTGCCCGTGATCCAGCACGATCTGCACACCTCGCAGGCGACGGTCTCGTGGCTGCTGACCGCGTTCCTGCTCTCCGCGTCGATCGCCACGCCGATCCTTGGCCGCATCGGCGACCTGTTCGGCAAGCAGCGGATGCTGCTGGTCGTCTTCGCCGCGCTCAGCATCGGCTCGCTGATCTCGGGGCTGACCGACTCGATCGGCCTGCTCATCCTCGCCCGGGTCATCCAGGGCTTGGCCGGCGGGATCTTCCCGCTGGCGTTCGGCATCATCCGCGACGAGTTCCCGCCCGCCAAGGTCCCCGCCGCGATCGGCCTGATGTCCGGCATGCTCGGCATCGGCAGCGGCCTGGGCGTCGTGCTCGCCGGCCCGATCGTCGAGGGGCTGGGCTGGCACTGGCTGTTCTGGTTCCCGCTGATGGTGTCCGGGCTCTCGCTGATCGCCACGATCTTCTTCATTCCCGAGTCGCCGGTGCGGGCGACCGGCTCGGTGAACCTGCCGGCCGCGGGCGCGCTCGCCGCGTGGCTGGTGGCGTTGCTGCTCGGTCTGTCCAAGGGCTCCACCTGGGGCTGGGCATCGAGCGGCACGATCGGTCTGTTCGCCGCCGCGGTCGCGCTGTTCGGTGTGTGGGTGCTGGTGGAGAGCCGCTCGGCGGTGCCGCTGATCGACCTGCAGGTGATGCGGATCCCGGCGGTCTGGTGGACGAACGCCGCCGCGCTGCTGCTCGGCATCGGGATGTACGCGACGTTCATCGTCGTACCGCCGCTGATGCAGACGCCGAAGAGCGTCGGCTACGGCCTCGGCGCGTCGGTGACGCTCTCCGGCCTGTACATGCTGCCGGGCACCGTCGCGATGCTCGTCCTCGGCGTCCTGATCGGCCGGATCACCGACCGGTTCGGCTCGAAGGTGCCGCTGGTGGTCGGCTCCGTGGTCGCCGCGGCGGCCTGCGCGCTGCTGGTCGTCGATCACGGCTCGCCGTGGAACTTCATCGTGATGTCGGGCGTGCAGGGCATCGGCATCGGCCTGGCGTTCTCCTCGATGGCCAACCTGATCATCCAGTCCGTCCCGATCGAGACGACCGGCGCCGCCACCGGCATGAACGCCAACATCCGCACCATCGGCGGGTCGATCGGCAGCGGCATCGTCGCGAGCGTGCTTGCCTCCGGCGGCCTGCCCGGCGGGTACCCGAAGGAGTCCAGCTACGTCACCAGCCTGGTGCTGCTGGGCGTGGCGACGCTGGTCGCGGCGCTGGCCGGCGCGCTGGTCCCGACCATGCGGGCCAGATCGGGCCGAACCGGGGGGACGACGAGCTCGCCGGTGCCCGCCGGGGCGGCCGGCGAGGCCGTGGCCGCTTCGGCGGCGAGTTGA
- a CDS encoding TetR/AcrR family transcriptional regulator has product MSSVASVASLTPAPASGTSGPGAASPRAERLRCDAARNRERVLAAAMELYREHGGAFTVEEVASRAGVGIGTVYRRFPTKNALLDELARPFFEQLLTTAQVAYAHPEPAERLEVFVRAMAEQHATDGIRSGRLWDPAVARPLRDEYVRTVELILADGRAAGRVRSDVGPYDVGVLIWTLHGLIDATHHAAPVIWHRYLELLLDGLRPGGEHPLATRPIAQADWEDLVAAGPVLRLG; this is encoded by the coding sequence ATGAGCTCGGTGGCCTCCGTGGCCTCGCTGACGCCGGCCCCGGCGTCCGGCACATCGGGACCGGGGGCGGCGTCGCCGCGGGCCGAACGGCTGCGCTGCGACGCGGCCCGCAACCGGGAGCGGGTGCTGGCCGCCGCGATGGAGCTCTACCGGGAGCACGGCGGCGCCTTCACCGTCGAGGAGGTCGCGAGCCGTGCCGGCGTCGGGATCGGCACCGTCTACCGGCGCTTCCCGACGAAGAACGCGCTGCTCGACGAGCTGGCCCGCCCGTTCTTCGAGCAGCTGCTGACGACGGCGCAGGTCGCCTACGCCCACCCGGAGCCGGCCGAGCGGCTCGAGGTGTTCGTCCGGGCGATGGCCGAGCAGCACGCCACCGACGGCATCCGCTCGGGCCGGCTGTGGGACCCGGCTGTCGCCCGGCCGCTGCGCGACGAGTACGTGCGCACCGTCGAGCTGATCCTCGCGGACGGGCGCGCCGCCGGTCGGGTCCGCTCGGACGTCGGCCCCTATGACGTCGGCGTGCTCATCTGGACGCTGCACGGCCTCATCGACGCCACCCACCACGCCGCCCCGGTGATCTGGCACCGGTACCTGGAGCTGCTCCTCGACGGCCTGCGCCCCGGTGGCGAGCACCCGCTGGCGACCCGCCCCATCGCGCAGGCCGACTGGGAGGACCTCGTCGCGGCCGGCCCGGTCCTGCGCCTCGGCTGA
- a CDS encoding YccF domain-containing protein, protein MRLVLNLIWLVLCGLWMAIGYAVAALICFILIITIPFGIASLRIANYALWPFGRTVVDDPEAGAPSLVGNVLWVIFAGWWLALGHLVTGFLLCLTIIGIPLGLANFKLIPVSLLPLGKEVVAVP, encoded by the coding sequence ATGCGCCTCGTGCTGAACCTGATCTGGCTGGTGCTGTGCGGGCTGTGGATGGCGATCGGTTACGCGGTCGCCGCGTTGATCTGCTTCATCCTGATCATCACGATCCCGTTCGGGATCGCGTCGCTGCGGATCGCGAACTACGCGCTCTGGCCGTTCGGCCGGACGGTGGTCGACGACCCGGAGGCCGGCGCGCCGTCGCTCGTCGGCAACGTGCTGTGGGTGATCTTCGCCGGGTGGTGGCTGGCGCTCGGCCACCTCGTCACCGGGTTCCTGCTCTGCCTGACGATCATCGGCATCCCGCTGGGCCTGGCCAACTTCAAGCTGATCCCGGTGTCGCTCCTCCCGCTCGGCAAGGAGGTCGTCGCCGTCCCCTGA
- a CDS encoding FAD-dependent oxidoreductase yields MAGASTGRGAGDPGSCDVCVVGAGPAGLLVGLLLARAGVRVTVLEKHADFLRDFRGDTVHPSTLDVLDDLGLGDRVDALPGRPVRELTATFADGTYRVADFSRLRVTHPYVLFLPQWDLLEMLAAAAAEYPTFLLLRSHEATGLIFDTPGGPARGVVAAAPAALPDGPGAAPRQVEIRARLVIGADGRYSTVCAALDAAGRPLTRQEFGAPMDVLWFRLPRWPDDPEGVAVQVGAGRLLVLIDRGHYWQTAYLIPKGGKEATLATGTDALRAGVAALAPWLAGRVGALVEADDVAFLPVRVNRLRRWHSPGVLLIGDAAHAMSPVGGVGINLAVQDAVAAARMLAAPLRSSVGTDEMTRVLRAFQRRRWFPAAGTQLLQRGLGRGLIGPALAADVPVRAPLPVRVLDRQPVLRSLAGRLVGVGLRPEHVDTPVPRDLPTSVPASPR; encoded by the coding sequence ATGGCCGGCGCCTCCACCGGCCGAGGCGCCGGCGACCCCGGTTCGTGCGATGTCTGCGTCGTTGGCGCCGGACCGGCCGGGCTGCTGGTGGGGCTGCTGCTCGCCCGCGCGGGAGTGCGGGTGACGGTGCTGGAGAAGCACGCCGACTTCCTGCGTGACTTCCGCGGTGACACCGTCCACCCGTCCACCCTCGACGTGCTCGACGACCTGGGGTTGGGCGACCGGGTCGACGCCCTGCCGGGCCGGCCGGTGCGCGAGCTGACCGCGACCTTCGCCGACGGCACCTACCGGGTCGCCGACTTCTCCCGGCTGCGCGTCACCCACCCTTATGTGCTCTTCCTGCCACAGTGGGACCTGTTGGAGATGCTCGCCGCGGCCGCCGCGGAGTATCCGACCTTCCTGCTGCTGCGGTCCCACGAGGCCACCGGCCTGATCTTCGACACACCGGGAGGACCGGCCCGCGGGGTCGTGGCGGCCGCTCCCGCCGCGCTGCCGGACGGGCCGGGGGCCGCGCCCCGCCAGGTCGAGATCCGCGCCCGGCTGGTCATCGGGGCGGACGGGCGGTATTCGACGGTGTGCGCGGCTCTCGACGCGGCCGGGCGGCCACTCACCCGCCAGGAGTTCGGCGCGCCGATGGACGTGCTGTGGTTCCGGCTGCCGCGCTGGCCCGACGACCCGGAGGGAGTCGCCGTACAGGTTGGCGCCGGCCGGCTGCTGGTGCTCATCGACCGCGGCCACTACTGGCAGACGGCGTACCTCATCCCGAAGGGCGGCAAGGAGGCGACGCTCGCGACCGGTACGGATGCGCTACGCGCCGGCGTCGCCGCGCTCGCGCCCTGGCTCGCGGGCCGGGTCGGCGCGCTCGTCGAAGCCGACGACGTCGCCTTCCTGCCGGTGCGGGTCAACCGGCTACGCCGCTGGCATTCCCCCGGCGTGCTGCTCATCGGTGACGCGGCGCACGCGATGTCGCCGGTCGGCGGGGTCGGTATCAACCTGGCGGTGCAGGACGCGGTCGCGGCGGCGCGGATGCTCGCCGCCCCGCTGCGTTCCAGCGTCGGGACGGACGAGATGACGAGGGTGCTGCGCGCCTTCCAGCGCCGCCGGTGGTTCCCGGCCGCGGGCACCCAGCTGTTGCAGCGCGGACTCGGCCGCGGCCTGATCGGCCCGGCACTCGCCGCCGACGTGCCGGTGCGAGCTCCGCTGCCGGTCCGCGTACTGGATCGTCAGCCGGTTCTGCGGAGCCTCGCCGGTCGCCTGGTCGGCGTCGGCCTGCGCCCCGAGCACGTAGACACACCCGTGCCGCGCGACCTGCCAACGTCCGTACCAGCCTCGCCGCGCTAG
- a CDS encoding DNA polymerase ligase N-terminal domain-containing protein, with protein sequence MTPEKPRSLDAYRARRDPARTPEPIPTAPSLDASTPPADQDESPPPVGTAPPAGTTPSAESAPSAESAPSAESVETPAGGNEDGDAVDHTGDDQAGRGDTFVIQEHHARALHWDVRLERDGVLVSWAVPKGLPVDPHTNHLAKQTEDHPIEYADFAGDIPRGEYGGGAVKIWDRGTYELESWDADKVRVVLSGERVRGRYVFFRAGGRSGREAGAGSRRRGAPYGPDDWMVHRMDPPEDPAREPMPAALEPMYAVAGPLPSGPEWAYEVKWDGMRVLAFVEGGRVRARSRTGRDVTAAFPELRPVGAALGATQAVLDGEIVAFGPDGRPDFSLLAHRIHVADAAAARRLARQIPVSYLVFDLLFLEGHPTTGLSFDERRALLAQLAAAQFPAGQSPGLTLSDTLPGDGPEVLRASAAAGLEGVIAKRRSSVYQPGRRGADWVKTKNIRTQTVVIGGWEPGAGRREGRIGSLLVGIADPGGPNSGGPGSGRADAGGAEGGEPGAEVGAGIAFRYAGHVGTGFSDAILDLLAGLLEPLRQDTPPFLDVPAPRARKAVWVRPELVAEVEYAHWTPDARLRHPSFKGLRDDMTPADTARDPSPIGEADPTS encoded by the coding sequence GTGACGCCGGAGAAGCCGCGTTCGCTGGACGCCTACCGCGCCCGGCGCGACCCGGCGCGCACCCCCGAGCCGATTCCCACCGCTCCCTCGCTGGACGCGTCCACGCCGCCGGCGGATCAGGACGAGTCACCGCCGCCGGTTGGGACGGCACCGCCGGCTGGGACGACGCCGTCGGCCGAGTCGGCACCGTCGGCTGAGTCGGCACCGTCGGCTGAGTCGGTGGAGACGCCCGCGGGTGGGAACGAGGACGGCGACGCGGTCGACCACACGGGTGACGACCAGGCGGGGCGGGGCGACACCTTCGTCATCCAGGAGCACCACGCGCGGGCGCTGCACTGGGACGTGCGACTGGAACGCGACGGGGTGCTCGTCTCGTGGGCGGTGCCGAAGGGCCTGCCCGTCGACCCGCACACCAACCACCTGGCGAAGCAGACCGAGGACCACCCGATCGAGTACGCGGACTTCGCCGGCGACATCCCGCGTGGAGAGTATGGCGGCGGGGCGGTGAAGATCTGGGACCGCGGCACCTATGAGCTGGAGAGCTGGGACGCGGACAAGGTGAGGGTCGTGCTGAGCGGCGAACGCGTGCGCGGCCGTTACGTCTTCTTCCGTGCCGGAGGCCGGTCGGGGCGGGAGGCCGGCGCGGGGAGCCGGCGCCGCGGCGCGCCGTACGGGCCGGACGACTGGATGGTGCACCGGATGGACCCGCCCGAGGATCCGGCCCGGGAGCCGATGCCGGCCGCGCTGGAGCCGATGTACGCCGTCGCCGGCCCGCTGCCGTCGGGGCCCGAGTGGGCGTACGAGGTCAAGTGGGACGGGATGCGGGTGCTCGCGTTCGTCGAGGGCGGCCGGGTTCGGGCCCGCAGCCGGACCGGGCGCGACGTGACCGCCGCGTTCCCGGAGCTGCGGCCGGTCGGGGCCGCGCTCGGCGCGACGCAGGCCGTCCTCGATGGCGAGATCGTCGCCTTCGGGCCCGACGGCCGGCCCGACTTCTCCCTGCTGGCACACCGGATCCACGTCGCCGACGCGGCCGCGGCCCGCCGGCTGGCCCGCCAGATCCCGGTGAGCTACCTCGTCTTCGACCTGCTCTTCCTCGAGGGGCACCCCACGACCGGCCTGTCCTTCGACGAGCGGCGCGCGCTGCTGGCCCAGCTCGCGGCTGCCCAGTTCCCGGCCGGCCAGTCCCCGGGGCTGACACTGTCGGACACGCTGCCGGGCGACGGGCCGGAGGTGCTGCGCGCGAGCGCCGCCGCCGGCCTGGAGGGCGTCATCGCCAAGCGCCGTTCGTCGGTCTACCAGCCCGGCCGGCGCGGCGCGGACTGGGTGAAGACGAAGAACATCCGTACCCAGACCGTGGTGATCGGCGGCTGGGAGCCGGGCGCGGGCAGGCGGGAGGGCCGCATCGGCTCACTGCTCGTCGGCATCGCGGACCCCGGCGGTCCGAACTCCGGCGGCCCGGGTTCCGGCCGGGCGGATGCCGGCGGGGCGGAGGGCGGCGAGCCCGGTGCCGAGGTCGGTGCCGGGATCGCGTTCCGGTACGCGGGACATGTCGGGACGGGCTTCTCCGACGCCATCCTCGATCTGCTCGCCGGGCTGCTGGAGCCGCTGCGGCAGGACACCCCGCCGTTCCTCGACGTGCCGGCGCCGCGTGCCCGCAAGGCCGTCTGGGTGCGCCCCGAGCTGGTCGCCGAGGTCGAGTACGCGCACTGGACCCCCGACGCCCGGCTGCGCCACCCGTCCTTCAAGGGCCTGCGCGACGACATGACCCCCGCCGACACGGCCCGGGACCCTTCCCCGATCGGCGAAGCCGATCCGACGTCGTGA
- a CDS encoding cytochrome P450: MTDLTTAMDRASVLASRYPAHVGAARLYGDEFHRDAAGFFRELRARHGAVAPALLEGDLPVWLVLSYREMHYVLTRPEVFDRQTPWNALDLVPADWSLQWILGSAAVMRSGGQEHERRSTVLHDALGAVDQLELRSRCERIADLLIDEFAATGRAELMSEFALRMPVHVVCWLLGIPLDEASAVVRDLIVLMDLTAEAPVAYGRLLARMQDLIRQRRERPTFDVASGMVNHPLAAPDDQLVEDMQYVLTAGQQPTAYWIGNTVRLLLTDARFAMTLAGGRRSVGQAMGEVLWEDPPLANLSAYWAARTCQLGGYQVQAGDMLVLSIAAAHADPHIRPDQAASVGGNQAHLAFGHGPHRCPFPAQELSEVIAETAIEVLLDRLPDLSLAVPAAELRWEESLWMRGLASLPVTFTPA; encoded by the coding sequence ATGACTGATCTGACCACCGCCATGGACCGCGCGTCCGTCCTGGCCAGCCGCTACCCGGCGCACGTGGGCGCCGCCCGGCTCTACGGCGACGAGTTCCACCGGGACGCGGCCGGGTTCTTCCGCGAGCTGCGGGCCCGGCACGGCGCGGTGGCCCCGGCGCTGCTCGAGGGCGACCTCCCGGTCTGGCTGGTGCTCAGCTACCGGGAGATGCACTACGTCCTGACCCGCCCGGAGGTGTTCGACCGGCAGACGCCGTGGAACGCGCTCGACCTCGTCCCGGCGGACTGGTCGCTGCAGTGGATCCTCGGCAGCGCGGCGGTGATGAGGTCGGGCGGCCAGGAACACGAACGCCGCTCGACCGTGCTGCACGACGCGCTGGGTGCCGTCGACCAGCTCGAGCTGCGGTCGCGCTGCGAGCGGATCGCCGACCTGCTGATCGACGAGTTCGCCGCCACGGGCCGGGCCGAGCTGATGAGCGAGTTCGCCCTGCGGATGCCCGTGCACGTCGTGTGCTGGCTGCTGGGCATCCCGCTGGACGAGGCGTCGGCCGTGGTGCGCGACCTCATCGTGCTGATGGACCTCACGGCCGAGGCGCCGGTCGCCTACGGACGGCTGCTGGCCCGGATGCAGGACCTGATCCGGCAGCGGCGCGAGCGGCCGACGTTCGACGTCGCCTCCGGTATGGTCAACCACCCGCTGGCGGCGCCGGACGACCAGCTCGTCGAGGACATGCAGTACGTGCTCACCGCCGGGCAGCAGCCGACGGCCTACTGGATCGGCAACACGGTGCGGCTGCTGCTCACCGACGCCCGGTTCGCCATGACGCTCGCCGGCGGCCGGCGCAGCGTCGGACAGGCGATGGGCGAGGTCCTCTGGGAGGATCCCCCACTCGCGAACCTGAGCGCGTACTGGGCCGCCCGGACCTGCCAGCTGGGCGGCTACCAGGTCCAGGCCGGCGACATGCTGGTGCTCAGCATCGCCGCCGCGCACGCCGACCCGCACATCCGCCCGGACCAGGCGGCCAGCGTCGGCGGCAACCAGGCGCACCTGGCGTTCGGCCACGGCCCGCATCGCTGCCCGTTCCCGGCGCAGGAGCTGTCCGAGGTCATCGCCGAGACCGCCATCGAGGTCCTGCTCGACCGGCTCCCCGACCTCAGCCTGGCCGTACCCGCGGCCGAGCTGCGCTGGGAGGAGTCCCTCTGGATGCGGGGACTGGCGAGCCTGCCCGTCACCTTCACCCCGGCCTGA
- a CDS encoding ATP/GTP-binding protein: MDSAGSRTAASPRAGSAFFPGRGEPAEPRMLAPLRETVREGLKIVVVGGFGVGKTTMVRAVSEIRPLSTEEVMTEAGVGIDDTAGLRGKNTTTVAFDFGRISLDDHLVLYLFGAPGQERFWFLWDRLFAGTLGAVVLVDTRRVQDSWYAIDRLEHQKVPFVVARNNFGAPAHSLDEVRDALSLSPEVPLIDCDARARESSKAVLIGLVDHVLALSTAAHGSPAAHGAPAAHGAPAGLGS; this comes from the coding sequence TTGGACTCCGCCGGCTCTAGGACGGCCGCCTCGCCGCGGGCCGGGTCCGCCTTCTTCCCGGGGCGCGGCGAGCCCGCCGAGCCGCGGATGCTGGCGCCGCTGCGCGAGACGGTCCGCGAAGGCCTGAAGATCGTCGTCGTCGGCGGGTTCGGTGTCGGCAAGACCACGATGGTGCGGGCGGTCAGCGAGATCCGCCCGCTGTCCACCGAGGAGGTCATGACCGAGGCCGGCGTCGGCATCGACGACACCGCGGGGCTGCGAGGCAAGAACACCACGACGGTCGCCTTCGACTTCGGCCGGATCAGCCTCGACGACCACCTTGTGCTCTACCTGTTCGGGGCGCCGGGCCAGGAGCGGTTCTGGTTCCTGTGGGACCGGCTGTTCGCCGGCACGCTCGGCGCCGTCGTGCTGGTCGACACCCGCCGGGTCCAGGACTCCTGGTACGCGATCGACCGGCTGGAGCACCAGAAGGTGCCGTTCGTCGTCGCCCGCAACAACTTCGGCGCGCCGGCCCACTCGCTCGACGAGGTGCGCGACGCGCTGTCGCTCAGTCCCGAGGTGCCGCTGATCGACTGCGACGCCCGTGCTCGCGAGTCGAGCAAGGCGGTCCTGATCGGGCTCGTCGACCATGTGCTGGCGCTGTCCACCGCCGCGCACGGCTCGCCGGCCGCGCATGGTGCGCCGGCCGCGCATGGTGCGCCGGCCGGCCTCGGTTCCTGA
- a CDS encoding DUF742 domain-containing protein — MTRGNIDRENPDRLYTITGGRSRADVDTFDLVTLVIAECDPSPGMQSEHAGILRFCRSARAVVEIAAHLRLPISVTRILLCDLLDAGRIMVRQPARSAPRRSAVELPYAHPELLREVLVGLRRL; from the coding sequence GTGACCCGCGGCAACATCGACCGGGAGAACCCGGACCGGCTCTACACGATCACCGGTGGGCGCAGCCGGGCGGACGTCGACACCTTCGACCTGGTCACCCTCGTCATCGCCGAGTGCGACCCCAGCCCGGGGATGCAGTCGGAGCACGCCGGCATCCTGCGGTTCTGCCGCTCCGCGCGGGCCGTCGTGGAGATCGCGGCCCACCTGCGCCTGCCGATCAGCGTCACCCGGATCCTGCTGTGCGACCTGCTCGACGCCGGCCGCATCATGGTCCGCCAGCCGGCCAGGTCCGCGCCGCGCCGCTCGGCGGTCGAACTCCCGTACGCCCACCCCGAGTTGCTGAGAGAGGTGCTCGTTGGACTCCGCCGGCTCTAG
- a CDS encoding roadblock/LC7 domain-containing protein, which translates to MMKTNERDLDWLLESLLERTPGARHALVLSRDGLKMCRTSGLTVDAADQLAAIASGIQSLAHGASAEFGDGTGGVRQSMTEFHGGLLFIVEAGEGAHLAVIATEDADAGVIGHNMNELVEQIGEYLSAPARDLRATVAPA; encoded by the coding sequence ATGATGAAGACCAACGAACGCGACCTCGACTGGCTGCTCGAGAGCCTCCTCGAACGCACCCCGGGCGCCCGGCACGCGCTGGTGCTGTCGCGGGACGGTCTGAAGATGTGCCGCACCTCCGGGCTCACCGTCGACGCGGCCGACCAACTGGCGGCCATCGCGTCGGGCATCCAGAGCCTCGCGCACGGCGCGTCCGCCGAGTTCGGCGACGGCACCGGCGGGGTCCGCCAGTCCATGACGGAGTTCCACGGCGGCCTGCTGTTCATCGTCGAGGCCGGCGAGGGCGCCCATCTCGCGGTCATCGCCACCGAGGACGCCGACGCGGGCGTGATCGGCCACAACATGAACGAGCTGGTCGAGCAGATCGGCGAGTACCTCAGCGCGCCGGCCCGCGACCTGAGGGCCACGGTGGCTCCGGCGTGA
- a CDS encoding ATP-binding protein, with product MPRVLGPARGRADTFSAGTSARRQPVAGPNRTVLLTALLVIAVAALCAIAMTPSSARASVSVAVLVGLAAAAVTVVLAIRQAAGTARLADRVAALDAQAERRAAELTQLADDTLPKIVAQLRDGISAQEALAGGGPAPSDAAEQRILRTLAEEVGRGERMRAAAMAACANAAGRVQALATSMLADLRDMEDRHSEEVLGDLLRLDHSVSQAGRLADSIAVLTGARSGRRWTKPIVMESILRGALGRISAYQRVRLHSTCTAAVAGYAAEGVMHALAELMDNATSFSPPSEEVHVYVEEVQAGIVVTIEDGGLVMGPAALRRAERAVSAEALDLTTLSGTRLGLAVVGSLARKYGLTVSFRPSSRGGTGVIVIVPRQLITQPRPEGTPLPGAHAPAAAGQAGAGQSGRQPAAAQPSEPAALPARAAARQPGEPDPLPKRGRGETLAGSARTVAALTAPPDGPPADEASRPTAATTSPGARFGAFQQAGARARSADTGPAGTAGQPPAQDTGTADPATDPAR from the coding sequence ATGCCACGTGTACTCGGGCCCGCTCGCGGGCGGGCCGACACCTTCTCGGCCGGCACGTCCGCGCGCCGCCAGCCCGTCGCCGGCCCGAACCGCACCGTGCTGCTCACCGCGCTGCTGGTCATCGCCGTCGCCGCGCTGTGCGCGATCGCGATGACCCCGTCGTCCGCGCGGGCCTCGGTCAGTGTCGCGGTGCTCGTGGGCCTGGCCGCCGCGGCCGTGACCGTCGTCCTCGCGATCCGCCAGGCGGCCGGCACGGCGCGGCTCGCCGACCGGGTGGCGGCCCTCGACGCCCAGGCCGAGCGACGGGCAGCCGAGCTCACCCAGCTCGCCGACGACACCCTGCCGAAGATCGTCGCTCAGCTGCGCGACGGCATCTCGGCGCAGGAGGCGCTGGCGGGCGGCGGGCCGGCGCCGTCCGACGCCGCCGAGCAGCGGATCCTGCGGACGCTGGCCGAGGAGGTCGGCCGCGGCGAACGGATGCGCGCCGCCGCGATGGCCGCCTGCGCGAACGCCGCCGGCCGGGTCCAGGCGCTGGCCACCAGCATGCTCGCCGACCTGCGGGACATGGAGGACCGGCACAGCGAGGAGGTCCTCGGTGACCTGCTGCGCCTCGACCACAGCGTCTCCCAGGCCGGCCGGCTCGCCGACTCCATCGCGGTGCTCACCGGCGCCCGCTCCGGCCGGCGCTGGACCAAGCCGATCGTCATGGAGAGCATCCTGCGCGGCGCGCTCGGGCGGATCAGCGCCTACCAGCGGGTCCGGCTGCACTCGACCTGCACCGCCGCCGTCGCCGGCTACGCGGCCGAGGGTGTCATGCACGCCCTCGCCGAGCTGATGGACAACGCGACCAGCTTCTCCCCGCCGTCGGAGGAGGTGCACGTCTACGTCGAAGAGGTCCAGGCCGGCATCGTCGTCACCATCGAGGACGGCGGCCTGGTCATGGGCCCGGCGGCGCTGCGGCGGGCGGAGCGGGCCGTCTCGGCCGAGGCGCTCGACCTGACCACGCTTTCCGGCACCCGCCTGGGCCTGGCCGTCGTCGGCTCGCTCGCCCGCAAGTACGGGCTCACCGTGTCCTTCCGCCCCTCGTCCCGCGGTGGCACCGGCGTGATCGTCATCGTCCCCCGCCAGCTCATCACCCAGCCGCGACCGGAGGGCACGCCGCTGCCCGGGGCGCACGCGCCGGCGGCGGCGGGGCAGGCGGGCGCCGGGCAGAGTGGCCGGCAGCCGGCGGCGGCGCAGCCCAGCGAACCCGCGGCGCTTCCGGCGCGCGCGGCGGCGCGCCAGCCGGGCGAGCCGGATCCGCTGCCGAAGCGGGGCCGCGGCGAGACGCTCGCCGGCTCCGCGCGCACGGTGGCGGCACTGACGGCTCCCCCGGACGGCCCTCCCGCCGATGAGGCCAGCCGGCCGACCGCGGCCACGACGTCGCCCGGCGCGCGGTTCGGCGCCTTCCAGCAGGCGGGCGCGCGGGCCCGGTCCGCCGACACCGGCCCGGCCGGCACCGCCGGCCAGCCGCCGGCGCAGGACACCGGCACCGCCGACCCAGCAACCGACCCAGCCAGATAG